From the genome of Calliopsis andreniformis isolate RMS-2024a unplaced genomic scaffold, iyCalAndr_principal scaffold0022, whole genome shotgun sequence, one region includes:
- the Xrcc1 gene encoding DNA repair protein XRCC1 has translation MIIKLAKVISCSSEHPSYPASNLLQYRSNSPWRCAKPGEMLATVILQLAEPSCITGLDIGNYRSCVVVVTASTSAEPDNWIPIVNHQFMTHDEAANGQFKDQVQIFTKKELNPETIKIKFDRVKVTCMQNANLKVLFGLSYIILKTEIMVDLGLDVFGRFKLKKPEEDSGKSSVNDFKEKYLNLVDNKKTDYKRELLTKIKETGMNNFSKRQEENKEPMKRPLLEKLEAGKADEVFGTKNKEPAASASQNGSKVKDEKVLNESKDKPVMRTPFGDIIPSPSQKTVKKEVKVENQRHSTNSRKRSLSPEESSSKENAMKKRQICPQCQDELEDKICNNCGKLQPPKPVQKPERAAKKKAMESKRAKKLFSKLFEDVTFSLSGYVNPQRDEIRRKALKMGAKYIADPNTTNKKCTHLICAFKNTPKYQQLKGHCKIVSHTFIEDCFTEKIRFPWRRYALDSKDRAESESEEEIESCSSPPREANVFEEDTDSDSNY, from the exons atgattattaaactAGCAAAAGTAATAAGTTGTTCTTCGGAACATCCATCCTATCCTGCGTCTAATCTTCTCCAATATCGTTCAAATTCTCCATGGCGATGTGCCAAACCAGGAGAGATGCTTGCTACTGTTATTCTACAATTGGCAGAGCCTTCTTGCATCACAGGCTTAGATATTGGTAACTATCGTAGCTGTGTTGTGGTTGTTACTGCGTCTACATCAGCTGAACCTGACAATTGGATTCCGATTGTAAATCACCAATTCATGACACATGATGAAGCTGCAAATGGCCAGTTTAAGGATCAGGTACAAATATTCACAAAAAAGGAATTAAATCCTGAAACCATAAAGATAAAATTTGATAGAGTAAAGGTGACTTGTATGCAGAATGCTAACTTAAAAGTTTTATTTGGATTATCCTACATAATTTTAAAAACAGAAATAATGGTTGATTTGGGATTAGATGTTTTCGGGagatttaaattgaaaaaaccAGAAGAGGATTCTGGTAAATCATCTGTGAATGATTTCAAAGAGAAGTATCTTAACTTGGTCGATAACAAGAAAACAGATTACAAGAGGGAATTATTAACGAAAATTAAGGAAACTGGAATGAACAACTTTTCTAAGCGACAGGAAGAAAATAAGGAGCCGATGAAAAGGCCATTATTAGAAAAACTGGAAGCTGGAAAAGCAGATGAAGTATttggaactaaaaataaagaaccTGCTGCTTCAGCTTCGCAAAATGGCTCAAAAGTGAAAGATGAGAAAGTTTTGAACGAATCAAAAGACAAGCCAGTAATGCGAACTCCATTTGGTGATATCATACCTTCACCATCACAGAAGACTGTTAAGAAAGAGGTGAAAGTGGAGAATCAGAGACATAGTACAAACTCCAGGAAACGATCCTTAAGTCCAGAAGAAAGCTCATCTAAAGAGAATGCAATGAAGAAGAGGCAAATCTGTCCTCAGTGTCAAGATGAATTGGAGGATAAAATATGTAACAACTGTGGAAAACTACAACCACCGAAACCAGTACAAAAGCCAGAGAGAGCTGCGAAAAAAAAAGCTATGGAATCAAAGAGAGCAAAGAAGTTATTTTCTAAACTTTTTGAGGATGTCACATTTTCTCTTAGTGGGTATGTTAATCCTCAAAGAGATGAAATTAGGAGAAAAGCACTCAAAATGGGAGCAAAGTACATAGCAGATCCTAACACAACCAATAAAAAGTGTACTCATTTAATATGTGCCTTCAAAAATACACCTAAGTATCAGCAATTAAAAGGTCACTGTAAAATTGTTTCACATACCTTCATTGAAGACTGTTTTACAGAAAAGATAAG ATTTCCTTGGAGGCGTTATGCTCTGGACAGTAAAGACAGAGCTGAATCAGAAAGTGAAGAAGAAATTGAAAGCTGTTCTTCACCTCCTCGAGAAGCTAATGTGTTTGAAGAGGATACTGATTCTGATTCTAATTACTAA